In Eubalaena glacialis isolate mEubGla1 chromosome 3, mEubGla1.1.hap2.+ XY, whole genome shotgun sequence, the following are encoded in one genomic region:
- the PLA2G2F gene encoding LOW QUALITY PROTEIN: group IIF secretory phospholipase A2 (The sequence of the model RefSeq protein was modified relative to this genomic sequence to represent the inferred CDS: deleted 2 bases in 1 codon), with product MADGAQANPKEFRKKGLVRHPSGWRGPSLRASSLRNSRSYLGMKKFITIAILASSVLLAAHSSLLNLKSMVEANTGRNAILSFVGYGCYCGGLGGHGLPMDEADWCCHAHDCCYQKLFDLGCHTYVDHYDYTIKNNTNIVCSEFNQAERDQQMYECDKSMVLCFQKQTYREEHGTYLNIYRRSPTPNCSIYGPRPRPSLAPSGG from the exons ATGGCAGATGGGGCTCAGGCCAACCCCAAAGAGTTCAGGAAGAAGGGGCTGGTTAGACACCCCTCTGGGTGGAGGGGCCCGAGCCTCAGGGCCTCTTCTTTGAGAAACTCGAG GTCTTACCTGGGGATGAAGAAGTTCATCACCATCGCCATCCTGGCCAGCAGTG TCCTGCTCGCGGCCCACAGCAGCCTGCTCAACCTCAAGTCCATGGTGGAAGCCAACACAGGGAGGAACGCCATCTTGTCCTTCGTGGGCTATGGCTGCTACTgcggg gggttgggggggcacGGCCTGCCCATGGATGAGGCGGACT GGTGCTGCCATGCCCACGACTGCTGCTACCAGAAGCTCTTTGACCTGGGCTGCCACACCTATGTGGACCACTACGACTACACCATCAAGAACAACACTAACATTGTCTGCAGTGA atttaaccag GCGGAGCGTGACCAGCAGATGTACGAGTGTGACAAGAGCATGGTCCTGTGCTTCCAGAAGCAGACGTACAGGGAGGAGCATGGCACCTACCTCAACATCTACCGCCGGAGCCCCACACCCAACTGCAGCATCTACGGGCCACGCCCCCGCCCCTCCCTAGCGCCCTCTGGGGGCTGA
- the LOC133088904 gene encoding group IID secretory phospholipase A2-like yields the protein MEGDFQQLPPLLCAGIMRLALLCILVVFAGVLPAQGGILDLNKMIRRVTGKRAIFSYLSYGCHCGFGGKGQPKDATDWCCHTHDCCYDHLKHHKCKVHLDHYSYKFSQGNIQCSDKGSWCEQQLCACDKEVTLCLQRNLDTYKNHLRYYWRPSCKGQTPTC from the exons ATGGAAGGGGACTTCCAGCAGCTGCCTCCACTGCTCTGCGCTGGGATCATGCGACTTGCCTTGCTGTGCATACTGGTGGTGTTTGCTG GTGTGCTTCCAGCCCAGGGCGGGATACTGGACCTGAACAAGATGATCAGACGGGTGACGGGGAAGAGAGCCATCTTCTCCTATTTGTCCTATGGCTGTCACTGCGGATTCGGTGGCAAAGGCCAGCCCAAAGATGCCACAGACTG GTGCTGCCACACCCACGACTGCTGCTATGATCACCTGAAGCACCACAAATGCAAAGTTCACTTGGATCACTACAGCTACAAGTTTTCCCAGGGGAACATCCAGTGCT CTGACAAGGGGAGCTGGTGTGAGCAGCAGCTGTGCGCCTGTGACAAGGAGGTGACGCTCTGCCTGCAGCGGAACCTGGACACCTACAAGAACCACCTGCGTTACTACTGGCGGCCCAGCTGCAAGGGCCAGACCCCCACGTGCTAG